In the genome of Saprospira sp. CCB-QB6, one region contains:
- a CDS encoding glycoside hydrolase family 3 N-terminal domain-containing protein, with translation MRFRLGYLAFMPILFFSFLMCQSSLPPDSPELGPQLFRQKAQLQALETRILAQEEAWINERWESMRPEERLGQLFMVAAYPLQGKNDEIRMKNLIQKEHLGGVVLFKGPPTRAASLCNKYQAWAPKVPLLVAIDGEWGLAMRLDSIINYPRQLLFGALPDNRLIYDFGKEVARQAQHIGIHINFAPVVDINNNAANPVIGDRSFGEQKRNVTAKAYQYMRGMQDHGLMACAKHFPGHGDTDVDSHYDLPQIKHPRSRLDSLELYPFRQLIPQGLGSIMVAHLNIPALDPREKRPTTLSYATIQKLLKEELNFKGLVITDAMNMQGVAKHYGPGQADVEALKAGNDILLMSQRVAQSKKMILAALKKGDLSWEDLEQRIRKILRAKYRAGLANYKPVSTKNVVKNINNQAAQDLYKKILGQSLTLVANPDSLLPLRQIKGRKIASLCIGSGRKNSFQLELQRYGIQQHFYAGTRISAAQERRLLQQLGQQEVVFVALDRLRRKQKDRFGVSSSVERFVKKLSKKTKVVLIAFGSPYSLGYFEEVPYLSCAYVNDRSAQIQAARAVVGAQSFMGQLPVSASKNLKAGLGVKTQVFRMPQAESPESMGMRSDILNQIDEIAEEAIRKKATPGCQVLVAKSGKIVFHKAYGHHTYAKKRPQRLDDVYDLASVTKVAATTMTLMHLYERGLIDLDAPLGQYIPELKGSNKANLKIRAVLAHQAGLKPWIPFYAKTLDENKRPMDSLYRKKPQDPYQVRIAEGLYFHKDKVKPYLWDRIIQQDLRGRTNYKYSDLGFYLFARLVEEVSGQTLDQYVQEHFYAPMGLEYTGFNPLNRKISKSQIIPSEEDKYYRYQKVQGDVHDMGAAMLAGVSGHAGLFSQGQELAAIYQLWLNGGNYKGRQYLKESTIALFTKQYSSRSRRGLGFDRKEITDPNASINVAKQASPNTFGHLGFTGIGAWADPDNELIYIFLSNRTYPDSENMQLIRLDIRTRIHELCYQALGK, from the coding sequence ATGCGCTTTCGTCTTGGCTATCTGGCCTTTATGCCCATCCTCTTTTTTAGCTTTTTGATGTGCCAATCGAGCCTACCCCCTGATTCTCCAGAGCTTGGCCCTCAACTTTTTCGGCAAAAAGCCCAACTCCAAGCGCTAGAAACTCGCATTTTGGCGCAGGAAGAAGCTTGGATTAATGAGCGTTGGGAAAGCATGCGCCCCGAAGAGCGACTGGGCCAACTTTTTATGGTGGCCGCCTACCCATTGCAGGGCAAAAATGATGAAATCCGTATGAAAAACCTGATCCAAAAGGAGCATTTGGGCGGAGTCGTGCTTTTTAAAGGCCCACCTACTCGAGCAGCTAGTCTTTGTAATAAGTACCAAGCTTGGGCGCCAAAAGTCCCGCTTTTAGTGGCTATTGATGGCGAATGGGGCCTAGCCATGCGGCTCGACTCTATCATTAATTACCCTCGACAATTGCTTTTTGGGGCCCTGCCCGACAATCGCCTGATTTATGATTTTGGGAAAGAAGTGGCTCGACAAGCCCAGCATATTGGCATTCATATCAATTTTGCGCCCGTAGTTGATATTAACAACAATGCCGCAAATCCCGTGATTGGCGACCGCTCTTTTGGCGAGCAAAAACGCAATGTTACGGCCAAAGCCTATCAATATATGCGAGGCATGCAAGATCATGGGCTAATGGCCTGCGCCAAGCATTTTCCGGGACATGGCGATACGGATGTCGATTCTCATTACGATTTACCGCAAATCAAACATCCTAGGAGTCGATTGGATAGCCTAGAACTCTATCCTTTTCGGCAGTTGATTCCCCAAGGTTTGGGCTCTATTATGGTGGCCCACCTGAATATTCCGGCTCTAGACCCTAGAGAGAAGCGGCCCACCACCCTTTCCTACGCCACCATCCAAAAGCTCCTCAAAGAAGAGCTCAACTTTAAGGGCCTTGTCATTACCGATGCCATGAATATGCAGGGGGTAGCCAAGCATTATGGGCCTGGCCAAGCCGATGTAGAAGCCCTAAAAGCGGGGAATGACATCCTATTAATGTCTCAAAGAGTGGCACAATCTAAAAAAATGATTTTGGCCGCCTTGAAAAAAGGCGATTTGAGTTGGGAGGACCTAGAACAGCGCATCCGCAAGATTTTACGAGCTAAATACAGAGCGGGATTGGCGAATTACAAGCCCGTATCGACTAAAAATGTGGTCAAAAATATCAATAATCAAGCGGCCCAAGATTTATATAAGAAAATATTAGGGCAGAGTTTGACCCTAGTGGCCAATCCCGATAGCCTGCTACCGCTTCGTCAAATCAAGGGACGAAAAATAGCGAGTCTTTGCATTGGTTCTGGCCGTAAAAATAGTTTTCAATTAGAACTGCAGCGCTATGGCATTCAGCAGCATTTTTATGCGGGCACAAGGATTTCGGCAGCTCAAGAGCGGCGTTTATTGCAGCAATTGGGGCAGCAAGAAGTTGTCTTTGTGGCTCTTGATCGTCTTCGTCGAAAGCAAAAAGATCGTTTTGGGGTATCGAGTTCAGTGGAGCGATTTGTCAAAAAGCTGAGCAAAAAGACCAAGGTCGTACTTATCGCCTTTGGCAGTCCTTATAGCTTGGGCTATTTTGAAGAAGTTCCCTATCTCTCTTGTGCTTATGTGAACGATCGCTCGGCCCAAATTCAGGCTGCTCGAGCTGTAGTTGGCGCTCAATCTTTTATGGGCCAACTGCCTGTTTCGGCCAGTAAAAACTTAAAAGCGGGCTTAGGCGTCAAAACCCAGGTTTTCCGTATGCCCCAGGCCGAGAGTCCCGAATCTATGGGCATGCGCAGCGATATTCTAAATCAGATTGATGAAATTGCCGAAGAAGCGATTCGCAAAAAGGCCACCCCTGGTTGCCAAGTCCTTGTGGCCAAATCAGGAAAAATTGTTTTTCATAAGGCCTACGGTCATCATACCTACGCCAAAAAGCGTCCACAGCGCTTAGATGATGTTTATGACTTGGCTTCTGTAACCAAGGTAGCGGCTACAACCATGACCCTCATGCACCTTTATGAGCGGGGCTTAATTGATTTGGATGCTCCATTGGGCCAATATATTCCTGAACTCAAGGGCAGCAACAAAGCCAATTTGAAAATTCGGGCTGTTTTAGCGCATCAGGCGGGGCTCAAGCCTTGGATCCCCTTTTATGCCAAAACCTTGGATGAGAATAAGCGCCCAATGGATAGCCTCTATCGCAAAAAACCTCAAGATCCTTATCAAGTTCGGATTGCAGAGGGGCTTTATTTCCATAAAGATAAGGTAAAGCCCTATTTGTGGGACCGTATTATTCAGCAAGACCTCAGGGGGCGGACCAACTATAAATACAGCGATTTAGGCTTCTATTTATTTGCTCGTTTGGTAGAAGAAGTAAGTGGACAAACCCTAGATCAATATGTTCAAGAGCATTTTTATGCGCCTATGGGCCTAGAATATACGGGCTTCAACCCCTTAAATCGAAAAATTAGCAAAAGCCAGATTATTCCCAGCGAAGAAGATAAATACTACCGCTACCAAAAGGTCCAAGGCGATGTGCATGATATGGGCGCGGCTATGCTGGCTGGGGTTTCTGGACATGCGGGACTTTTTTCTCAGGGCCAAGAACTAGCCGCTATTTATCAGCTTTGGCTCAATGGAGGCAACTATAAGGGCCGCCAATACCTCAAAGAGAGCACAATTGCCCTATTTACGAAGCAATATAGTTCCCGCTCTCGCCGAGGCTTGGGCTTTGATCGCAAAGAAATTACCGACCCCAACGCTTCCATTAATGTAGCCAAACAAGCATCGCCCAATACTTTTGGACATCTGGGCTTTACCGGCATTGGCGCTTGGGCCGACCCCGATAATGAGCTGATTTATATATTTTTATCCAATAGAACTTATCCAGATAGCGAAAATATGCAGCTTATTCGCTTAGATATTCGGACTAGAATTCATGAGCTTTGTTATCAGGCTTTGGGGAAATAG
- the fusA gene encoding elongation factor G, producing MAKKDLVFTRNIGIAAHIDAGKTTTTERVLFYTGLTHKIGEVHDGGATMDWMEQEQERGITITSAATTTSWKWQDQSYHVNIIDTPGHVDFTVEVSRSLRVLDGLVFLFCASSGVQPQSETNWRLADGFKVPRIAFVNKMDRTGADFFGTVQQMRDMLGANAIPLQVPIGSEDDFKGVVDLITGQAIVWNEHDMGMTYEVVEMPADLEDTVAEAREQLLEAVADYDESLLEKFFEDPESISADEIRTAIRSAVCDMSIIPVMCGTAFKNKGVQAVLDAVCAFLPSPLDVEEVKGTNPETEEEEVRPASYDAPFSALAFKIATDPYVGRLAFFRAYSGVLEAGSYILNTRSGKKERISRLYQMHSNQQNAIPEVGAGDIAAAVGFKDIKTGDTLCSVDNPIVLESMTFPEPVIGLAIEPKTQKDVEKLGMALAKLMEEDPTFRATYNEETAQTVISGMGELHLEIIVDRLKREFKVEVNQGAPQVNYKEALTTSVTHRERLKKQSGGSGLFADMEFELGPADEEFLESEEFKSGKARLQFEWAIVGGSIDKAYINPITKGFESMMDNGVLAGYGMDSMKVRVYDGSMHNVDSKPIAFELCAKEGFKAAARQTKPVIMEPIMKLEVITPEEYTGTVIGDLNRRRGLLKGQEGRGGAIVVKADVPLSEMFGYITELRTLTSGRASSTMEFSHYAQAPEGIAKKVIEDAKGVAG from the coding sequence ATGGCAAAGAAAGACCTAGTATTCACTAGAAACATTGGTATTGCTGCACACATTGATGCCGGTAAGACCACTACCACTGAGCGGGTATTGTTCTACACTGGTTTGACTCACAAGATCGGTGAGGTTCACGATGGTGGAGCTACCATGGACTGGATGGAGCAGGAGCAGGAGCGTGGTATCACGATCACCTCTGCTGCAACAACCACCAGCTGGAAATGGCAAGATCAGTCTTACCACGTAAACATTATCGACACACCCGGTCACGTAGACTTTACTGTAGAGGTGTCTCGTTCTTTGCGTGTATTGGACGGACTCGTGTTCCTTTTCTGTGCTTCTAGTGGGGTACAGCCTCAGTCTGAAACTAACTGGCGCCTAGCCGATGGTTTCAAAGTTCCTCGTATCGCATTCGTAAACAAAATGGACCGCACTGGTGCTGATTTCTTCGGTACTGTTCAACAAATGCGCGACATGTTGGGTGCTAATGCTATTCCTCTTCAGGTGCCAATCGGTTCTGAAGATGATTTCAAAGGTGTAGTAGACCTTATCACTGGTCAGGCTATCGTTTGGAATGAACACGATATGGGTATGACTTATGAGGTAGTAGAAATGCCTGCTGACTTGGAGGATACTGTAGCTGAGGCTCGTGAGCAATTGCTAGAAGCTGTTGCTGACTATGATGAGTCTTTGTTGGAGAAATTCTTTGAGGATCCTGAGTCTATCTCAGCTGACGAAATCCGCACAGCGATCCGTTCTGCTGTATGTGATATGAGTATCATCCCTGTAATGTGTGGTACTGCATTTAAAAACAAAGGGGTACAAGCTGTATTGGATGCCGTATGTGCATTCTTGCCTTCTCCTTTGGATGTAGAGGAAGTAAAGGGAACTAACCCTGAGACAGAAGAAGAAGAGGTTCGCCCCGCTTCTTACGATGCTCCTTTCTCTGCTTTGGCATTTAAGATCGCTACTGACCCCTATGTAGGTCGCTTGGCTTTCTTCCGCGCTTACTCTGGTGTACTCGAAGCTGGTTCTTACATTCTCAACACTCGTTCTGGGAAGAAGGAGCGTATCTCTCGCCTCTATCAAATGCACTCTAACCAACAGAATGCAATTCCTGAAGTAGGTGCTGGTGATATCGCTGCTGCTGTAGGATTTAAGGACATCAAAACTGGTGATACTCTTTGTTCTGTAGACAACCCGATCGTTTTGGAAAGCATGACTTTCCCCGAGCCTGTAATCGGTTTGGCGATCGAGCCTAAAACTCAGAAAGATGTAGAGAAATTGGGTATGGCTTTGGCCAAACTCATGGAGGAAGATCCTACTTTCCGCGCTACATATAATGAGGAAACTGCTCAAACCGTAATTAGCGGTATGGGTGAGTTGCACTTGGAAATCATCGTGGACCGCCTCAAACGCGAGTTCAAAGTTGAAGTTAACCAAGGTGCTCCTCAAGTAAACTATAAAGAGGCTCTAACTACTTCTGTTACTCACCGCGAACGCTTGAAGAAACAGTCTGGTGGTTCTGGTCTATTTGCCGATATGGAGTTCGAACTCGGACCTGCTGATGAGGAATTCCTCGAAAGCGAAGAGTTCAAGTCTGGTAAGGCACGCTTGCAATTCGAGTGGGCTATCGTAGGGGGATCTATCGATAAAGCTTATATCAACCCCATCACTAAAGGCTTTGAGTCTATGATGGACAATGGTGTATTGGCTGGATACGGTATGGACTCTATGAAAGTTCGCGTTTATGATGGATCTATGCACAACGTTGACTCTAAGCCTATCGCTTTTGAGCTTTGTGCTAAAGAAGGTTTCAAGGCCGCTGCTCGTCAGACTAAGCCCGTAATCATGGAACCCATCATGAAATTGGAAGTAATCACTCCTGAAGAGTACACAGGTACAGTTATTGGCGACCTTAACCGTCGTCGTGGCCTCCTAAAAGGTCAAGAAGGACGTGGTGGCGCTATCGTTGTAAAAGCTGATGTACCTCTATCAGAAATGTTTGGTTATATCACTGAACTACGTACCCTAACTTCTGGTCGTGCTTCTTCTACTATGGAGTTCTCTCACTATGCTCAGGCTCCTGAGGGAATCGCCAAGAAAGTAATCGAAGACGCTAAGGGTGTCGCTGGTTAG
- a CDS encoding HipA domain-containing protein: MFRRCLCCLGPLKARDVDYDKRCLDVLFDGQPLVNRINLARSAPSTAKLLSISGVQEKKAIVLDGGILRLAQKGELSHFFAKPIGLSEHKKMTLMPANEHLSMQLAWQVFGIEVATNALIRVGEGDFAYLCKRYDLIGEQRLKQEDFAALLGKTSATDGTFYKYKGSYLELFEVLREVPTYKIESRKLFELIVFNYLISNGDAHLKNFALLERQTGDYGLSPAFDLLNTRLHIEDKTFALDGLLPAELRKGKVKAQFYKLADLAALPISWVNRCFKRFLSEGVNQRVEALVNSSFLDEKTKRQYIQLFQSRRNKLLR, translated from the coding sequence ATGTTTAGACGTTGTTTGTGTTGTTTAGGGCCTTTAAAAGCACGAGATGTAGATTATGATAAAAGGTGTTTAGATGTATTATTTGATGGACAACCTTTAGTTAATCGAATTAACTTAGCTAGGTCAGCTCCAAGTACAGCTAAACTTTTATCTATTTCTGGCGTACAGGAAAAAAAGGCTATCGTGTTGGATGGAGGGATTTTGCGTTTAGCACAAAAAGGAGAGCTTAGTCATTTTTTTGCTAAGCCTATAGGGCTTTCTGAGCATAAAAAAATGACTTTAATGCCAGCTAATGAGCATTTAAGTATGCAATTAGCTTGGCAAGTTTTTGGGATAGAAGTAGCAACTAATGCCTTAATAAGAGTAGGGGAGGGGGATTTTGCGTATTTATGTAAGCGCTATGACCTGATTGGGGAACAACGTCTCAAGCAGGAAGATTTTGCGGCTTTATTGGGCAAAACATCAGCCACAGATGGGACTTTTTACAAGTATAAAGGAAGTTATTTAGAGCTATTTGAAGTGCTAAGAGAAGTTCCTACCTATAAAATAGAGTCTAGGAAGTTATTTGAGCTTATCGTATTTAATTATTTGATTTCCAATGGAGATGCGCACTTAAAGAATTTTGCCCTACTAGAAAGACAAACAGGAGACTACGGATTGAGTCCTGCTTTTGATTTGTTAAATACGCGTCTACATATAGAAGATAAAACCTTTGCTTTAGATGGCTTATTACCTGCGGAATTAAGAAAAGGGAAAGTCAAGGCTCAATTTTACAAATTGGCAGATTTAGCTGCTCTGCCTATAAGCTGGGTAAATCGTTGTTTTAAAAGATTTTTATCGGAAGGGGTAAATCAAAGAGTAGAAGCGCTAGTAAACAGCTCTTTTTTAGATGAGAAGACTAAAAGGCAGTATATACAACTTTTCCAAAGCAGAAGAAATAAATTATTGCGTTAG
- the rpsG gene encoding 30S ribosomal protein S7 → MRKRKPKVRQIEPDPRYGDSTITRFVNMMMLDGKKSTAFRVFYDAMDIVGERSEGEETAQEVFHKALKNVMPQVEVRSRRIGGATFQIPTEIRPGRRMSIAMKWMIKYARARSGKGMANKLSQEILAAAKGEGQAVKKKEDTHRMAESNRAFAHFAR, encoded by the coding sequence ATGAGAAAACGTAAACCGAAGGTGCGGCAAATCGAGCCCGATCCGCGCTATGGAGACAGCACGATCACAAGATTCGTGAATATGATGATGTTGGATGGCAAGAAGAGCACGGCATTCCGTGTATTCTATGATGCCATGGACATTGTAGGCGAGCGCTCTGAGGGGGAAGAAACCGCTCAGGAGGTATTTCACAAAGCGCTTAAGAACGTAATGCCTCAGGTAGAGGTGCGTTCTCGCCGTATTGGAGGGGCTACCTTCCAAATTCCCACAGAAATTCGTCCGGGTCGCCGGATGTCAATTGCCATGAAGTGGATGATCAAGTACGCCCGTGCGCGTTCTGGTAAAGGGATGGCAAACAAACTCTCTCAAGAAATTTTAGCTGCAGCTAAAGGTGAAGGCCAGGCTGTGAAGAAGAAAGAAGATACGCACCGCATGGCTGAATCTAACCGTGCATTTGCTCACTTCGCACGCTAA
- a CDS encoding HipA N-terminal domain-containing protein: MRKATVLFKGEEAADIWQEKDGSFGFRYRDAWFADPLRPSIIFRMPKSQQEYRSEHLFAYFFSILPEGGFRKRLCRDLKIDEDDDFGLLLRLAVEDATGAITLKDVEDV, from the coding sequence ATGCGAAAAGCGACAGTTTTATTTAAAGGGGAAGAGGCGGCTGATATTTGGCAGGAAAAAGATGGCAGTTTTGGCTTTCGTTATCGGGATGCTTGGTTTGCAGATCCTTTGCGGCCTAGTATAATTTTTAGGATGCCGAAAAGTCAGCAGGAATATCGGTCAGAGCACCTTTTTGCTTATTTCTTTAGCATTTTGCCAGAGGGAGGCTTTCGAAAACGTCTTTGTCGGGATTTAAAAATTGATGAGGATGATGATTTTGGGCTCTTATTGCGCTTGGCAGTAGAAGATGCTACTGGGGCGATTACCTTAAAAGATGTAGAGGATGTTTAG
- the rpsL gene encoding 30S ribosomal protein S12: MPTINQLVRNGRKLIVKKSKARALDACPQKRGVCTRVYTTTPKKPNSALRKVAKVRLTNGIEVIAYIPGEGHNLQEHSIVLVRGGRVKDLPGVRYTIVRGALDTAGVNDRKQARSRYGTKRPKAAKK; encoded by the coding sequence ATGCCAACTATTAATCAATTAGTACGCAACGGAAGGAAGCTTATCGTCAAGAAGAGCAAGGCCAGAGCGTTGGACGCATGTCCTCAGAAACGCGGTGTCTGTACTCGTGTATACACGACTACACCCAAGAAGCCTAACTCAGCTTTGCGTAAAGTAGCCAAGGTACGTTTGACCAATGGTATCGAGGTAATTGCTTACATTCCTGGTGAGGGTCACAACTTGCAGGAGCACTCAATCGTATTGGTACGTGGTGGTCGTGTAAAAGACCTTCCTGGTGTACGTTATACAATTGTACGTGGTGCTTTGGATACTGCGGGTGTAAACGATCGTAAGCAAGCTCGTTCACGTTATGGTACCAAGCGTCCTAAGGCTGCGAAGAAGTAA
- a CDS encoding helix-turn-helix domain-containing protein has translation MEWIHLAKQIKSRRKQLKLTQEELAEIAGVSLRALKQLELGKANPTLRTLFLLGDTMGLRLNFEIRTIDSDAKSDSFI, from the coding sequence ATGGAGTGGATACATTTGGCCAAGCAGATTAAATCGAGGCGAAAACAGCTTAAATTAACGCAGGAAGAGTTAGCGGAAATAGCTGGTGTAAGTTTAAGGGCTTTGAAGCAACTGGAATTGGGGAAGGCGAATCCAACGCTCAGGACCTTGTTTTTACTGGGGGATACAATGGGGTTGAGATTGAACTTTGAAATTAGAACAATAGATAGTGATGCGAAAAGCGACAGTTTTATTTAA